The DNA segment GAGGTTCAGGCGGGCCAGGTCAAGTTGCGCCTGGATCCCCGCCACCGCTGCGCGGGCTTCCTGGGCGGCGGTGGTGCGCGAGTCGGCCAGTTCGGCGGAAATCGCATTGCTCTGGCGCAAGCGCTCGCCACGCTGGGCCTCGTTGTCACTGCGCGATGCGGCGGCTTTGGTTTGTTGAAGCTGGGCTTCCAGACGGCGGACTTCAGCCTGGAACGGACGCGGGTCGATCTGGAACAGCAGGTCGCCTTTTTTCACCAGTGCGCCTTCAGTAAAGGCGACCTGGTCGATCTGACCCGACACGCGTGGGCGGATCTGTACGGTTTCCGGGGCTTCCAGGCGGCCGGTGAACTCGTCCCATTCATTGACCGGTTGTTCCAGGACCTTGGCAACGCTGACTTTGCTGGCGGGCATGGCGGCCGCTTGCTCGGGGGCCTTGCCGCATGCGCTCATCACCAGCACGGCCAAAAGGGCCAGGGGATAGCGCAAATGTTTGAGTGACTGTTCCATGAGGTGCATCCGCCAAATGTATTTGAGATGGGCGGATCATGCTCGGCAGCGTGCTCGCTCACGAATCGAATGAAACAAAGGTAACTATCATTCGGAATGATATAAGGGCCGGCCAAGCCCTCTAGGATGGGGGTTTCGTTAGGGGGCTATCAATCCCATTGATGACAAGACACCGTTGTGCGAACTGCAACCAACCAAGAAATCCTGCCCTAAAGAGATCACCCTGTGGGCGGGCTTGCCCGCGATAGCGGAGGGTCAAGTAGGGATGTGTCGACTGATCCACCGCCATCGCAGGCAAGCCAGCTCCCACATTTGACTTGTGGTGTGGCCACAATTTTCTGTTCGCTGAGTTCCCCCTGTGGGAGCGGGCTTGCCCGCGATGGCGGTAGGTCAAGTAAGGATGTGTCGACTGACCCACCGCCATCGCAGGCAAGCCAGCTCCCACATTTGACTTGTGATGTGGCCACAATCTTCTGTTCGCTGAGTTCCCCCTGTGGGAGCGGGCTTGCCCGCGATGGCGGTAGGTCAAGTAGGGATGTGTCGACTGATCCATCGCCATCGCAGGCAAGCCGGCTCCCACATTTGAGGTGTGGCGTGGCCAGAATTTCTGCCCTCAATGAGATTCCTTTGTTGTGGTTCCCACAAGGAGACAAGCAATAGCCCAAGCGTGTACCGTTGCGGCCTTTGTGCCGCAGGCGCTGCGGTTGGGGACATTCACAGAGAGGCATCCATGCAGATCAGGGTTGAACGGGCCGCGACGGTGTGTGGTTTGGTCGCGATCATTTTATGGAGCACCGCCGCCGGGTTGATCCGCAGTGTCAGTGAGCTGTTCGGGCCACTGGGCGGTGCGGCGTTGATCTACACCTTGGGCGCCATCCTGCTGCTGGCCTGGTTGGGGCGGCCGCGTCTGCGTGCCACGTCCTGGCCTTATCTGATCATGGGCAGTGGCTTGTTCGTGGCCTACGAGGTCTGCCTGTCCCTGGCTCTGGGGTTTGCCAGCAACCGCAATCAGGCGATTGAGCTGGGGGTGGTGAACTACCTCTGGCCGTGCCTGACAGTGCTGCTGGCAATCGTCATGAATGGCCAAAGGGCGCGCTGGATCATCGTGCCAGGCTCGGCGCTGGCGCTGTTTGGCATTCTGTGGGTGGTCAGTGGCGATGGCCTGGCGCTCGCAACCATCGTCGCCAATGTGCAATCCAACCCCCTGAGTTACAGCCTGGCCCTGGGCTGCGCGATCACTTTCGCCTTGTATTGCAACGTCACGCGGCGCTATGCCGGCGGGCAAAACCTGGTGGTGCTGTTTTTCATCCTCACCGCCGCCGTACTGTGGGTGAAATACGCCTTCAGTGCCGAGGTGCTGCCGGCCTTCAGCCTGGGCAACAGCCTGGAGTTGCTGGCCACCGGTGTGGCCATGGCGGGCGGCTATGCACTGTGGAATATCGGCATCCTACGCGGCAACCTGACGTTGCTGGCGACCGCGTCCTATGGCGCGCCGGTACTGTCCTCGGCCTTCGCCGCGCTGTGGCTGGGCGCCCACCTTACCCCGCAGTTCTGGCAAGGGGCGGTGCTGGTGACCGCCGGTTCGCTGGTGTGCTGGCACGCGACACGCGCGCAATCCTAGCGGCTGCGCCAGACCAGGGCCGGGATCACGCGGATATAGATCAGCTCACACACCAGTTCGATCAAGGTCTGGGTGATAACGGCAGCAGCGGCCAGGGCGCGGATATCTGCCGGCAGTGCCAGCGCCAGCGGCAGGACCACCAGTGAGTTGCGGGTTGCACTGCTGAACGTCACCGAACGCGCGGTGCTTGCCGGCAGACGAAAGACCCAGGCCGTGAGCGCCCCGAGCATTGGCGCCAGTAGCATAAAGCCTAAGTAGACCGGCACCAC comes from the Pseudomonas shahriarae genome and includes:
- the yddG gene encoding aromatic amino acid DMT transporter YddG; this translates as MQIRVERAATVCGLVAIILWSTAAGLIRSVSELFGPLGGAALIYTLGAILLLAWLGRPRLRATSWPYLIMGSGLFVAYEVCLSLALGFASNRNQAIELGVVNYLWPCLTVLLAIVMNGQRARWIIVPGSALALFGILWVVSGDGLALATIVANVQSNPLSYSLALGCAITFALYCNVTRRYAGGQNLVVLFFILTAAVLWVKYAFSAEVLPAFSLGNSLELLATGVAMAGGYALWNIGILRGNLTLLATASYGAPVLSSAFAALWLGAHLTPQFWQGAVLVTAGSLVCWHATRAQS